A window of bacterium genomic DNA:
CCGCTGGTCAGATCCTGCGGGGTCAAGCATATTCAGATCATCGATCCCCTGAACCTGAAGCAGACCGAGGCGGCCGTCAAGGAGGCCATCAATTACCCCGGGGTCTCGGTGATCATCGCCAAGTCGCCCTGCATCCTGATCGAGAAGAAATTCCAGCCGGCATTAAGGGTCGATGAGGACAAGTGCATCGGCTGCAAGCTTTGCCTGAAGCTGGGATGCCCGGCCATCTCCTTCGACAAGGCCAAGAAAAAATCCCATATAGATCCCCTGTATTGCATCGGCTGTCAGGTCTGCGCGCAGCTTTGTCCCAAACAGGCCATGGGCCGGGGCGAAGGAGTAAAGTAGTCCAGTAGTCCAGTAGTCCAGTAGTAGAGTGGAACATTAGATAAGTAGAGATGAAAGGGCAGTTAAGATGAATAAGTTTCGCGACCTTAAAGTGTATCAAAAAGGCATAAAATTTTCGCACCATGTGTATGACCTTACAGCTTATTTTCCCAAGAGCGAGATTTTTGGTTTAACCTCCCAGTTACGAAGGGCATCATACTCCATCGTATTGAACATCGCCGAGGGAGCAGGAAGCGATTCCAACCGGGAGTTCGTCAGATATCTGGAGCACAGCCAAAGATCAACCTTTGAAATGATGGCCGGAATGGATATTGCCAAAGAGATCGGGTATGTAAAATCCAGCGACTACGATGCTTGCCAACAGGAACTAACAGAAATAAGCGTGATGTTGAAGGGATTGCAGCAAAGCCTGAAGAAAAGGCTGTAATCCTCTTTAATACATTACTACTTTACTACATTAATACTTTTCAAGGAGAACAATGGACACAGTAAATATACTTATCTGCGGAGTGGGCGGCCAGGGAGTGCTTTTGGCCGGGGACATCATCGCTGAGGCGGCCATAGCCGCAGGCTTCGACGCCAAGAAGAGCGAGGTCCACGGGATGGCCCAGCGGGGCGGCAGCGTGGTCAGCCATGTCCGCTACGGGCAGAAGGTGAACTCGCCGCTGATCCAGCAGGGCACGGCCGACGTCATCCTGTCGTTCGAGGAGATGGAGACCGCCCGGTATTTGGATTTCCTGAAGCCCGGCGGGACGGCGGTGATAAACCGCCAGCAGGTGATGCCCATGACCGTGGCCACCGGGGCCGCCGAGTATCCCCAGGACATAGTGGAGCAGATCAAGAAACAGGGGGTGAAGGTGGTGGTCTGCGAGGGAGTGAAGCTGGCCGAGCAGGCGGGCAGCGCCAAGACCATCAACATCGTGCTGCTGGGGGCGCTGTCAAAACACCTTAACCTGCCGGCCGAAAAGTGGATCGAGACCATAGCGGGCCGGGTGCCGCCCAAAACGGTGGAGATGAACAAGAAGGCCTTTGAGCTGGGGCAGAGGTCTTAGAACCTTTTAACCACCAAGGCACAAAGGCACCAAGGTTTTTTGAATTTGGAAATTGGAGATCGTGTTTGTGTCTTGGTGTCTTTGTGGTGAAAAAATTACATCAAAGTGACTGAAAATACAAGCATCCCGCCTTACGGGCAGATAGCCCCCATCTACGACATCCTCATGTCGGACGTGGACTATAAGTCCTGGGCGGAGTACGTCCTGAAACTGCTGGAGCGGGCCGGGGCCAAGCCCGGACAGATCCTTTTGGACCTAGCCTGCGGCACCGGGGCCATGACCCTGCTTTTGGCCCAGGCCGGCTACCGTGTCACCGGAATGGACCTTTCGCCGGAGATGTTGAACATTGCAAGGCAAAAGGCGGCTGAGCAGAAACGGGAAATGGAATTCTTCCAGGGAGACCTTAGGACCTTTAAAACCGGATGTAATTACAATGTAATTACCTGCTTCTTTGACAGTATAAATTATCTTTTGACCTCGGAGGATGTAGCCGCCTGCTTTGCCACGGTCCACCGGGCGCTGGAACCCGGCGGGGCCTTCGTCTTTGACGTCAATACCATCCATGCCCTGTCGCATTTTTGGGGCGATAACACTGAAATGCGGAATGACAAGGGAGTGATATCGGTTTGGAGCAACCGGTACCTGCCGGCTATGCAGATCTCGAATCTGGAGTTGACGGTCTTCATTCCTCGGGGAGAGCTTTATGAGAAAATCACAGAGCACCACCAAGAGCGGGCCTACCCGTTGGATGAATTGAAACAGGCTTTGATCAAAACCGGGTTCTTTCAAGTGGAATGTTTCCGACAGAACAGCCAGGACCAGCCGTCAGAGGAAACCAAAAGGGTAACTTTCCTGGCCCGTAAACCTTAAACTGAATGTCAGAAAAATGAAATTCATAGCCGACCTCCACATCCACTCCAAGTTCAGCCGGGCCACCAGCCGCGACATGGACCTGGAGCATATCTGCGAGTGGGCCAAGTTCAAGGGCATAGAACTGCTGGGCACCGGGGACTTCACCCACCCCGGCTGGCTTAAGGAACTGCGCTTTAAACTGGAGCCCAAAGGCGGCGGGATCTACCATTACCGGGGGGTTAATTTCATCTTCTCGGCCGAGGTCTGCAGCATCTTTACCAAGGACGACAAGGTGCGCAAGGTCCACACCCTGCTCTACGCCCCGTCGCTGGAGGCGGCCGAGGAGATCAACTCCCGGCTTAAGGTTCACGCCGATCTGGCCGGCGACGGCCGGCCCATAGTACCGGTCTACGCCTCGCGGATGGCAGAGATGGTCTTGGAAGCCTCCCCGGAGGCCATGATCATACCGGCCCATATCTGGACGCCCCATTTCTCTCTGTTCGGGGCCAACTCCGGCTTCGATTCGGTCGAGGACTGTTTTGAGGAACAGACCCCCAACATCTTTGCCATGGAGACCGGGCTGTCCTCGGATCCGGCCATGAACTGGCGGCTGTCAGCCCTGGACAAGTATTCCCTGATCTCCTGCTCTGATGCCCACAGCCCGTCCCGGCTGGGCCGGGAGGCCTGCGTCTTCGACTGCCAGATGGACTATGCCGCGATCCGCAGGGTCTTAAAGGACAAGGATAAAACCCGCTTTCTGCAGACCCTGGAATATTTCCCCCAGGAGGGCAAGTACCATTACGACGGCCACCGGGCCTGTAATATCAGGCTTTCACCGGCCGAGGCTAAAAAACACAAGGGGCTTTGCCCGGTCTGCGGCAAGAAGATCACCGTCGGCGTCCTGCACCGGGTGGAGGACCTCTCCGACCGCGCCCAGGGCTATGTGCCGGAGAATGCCATTCCCTTCAAATCGCTGGTTCCGCTGGAGGAGATCCTGAGCCTGGCCCTGAAGGTCGGCACCGGCACCCAGAAGGTAAATCAGGAATACCACAAGCTGATCTCGCATTTCGGCAGCGAGTTCAACGTCCTGCTGGAGGCCCCGGCCGGGGAGCTGACCAGGGTCACATCCCTGACGGTGGCCGAATCGATCTTGAATATGCGGGCGGGGAAGGTTCATATCCTGCCGGGTTATGACGGGGAGTTTGGAACGATAAGCTTCGATGAGGGCAAAAACGAAAAGAAAGAGGAAGAGAAGCCGGCCAAGGGTAAGGGGAAAAAACAGATGGAGATGTTCTAAAAGCAACCCTTCGACAACGCTCAGGGCAAGAATGCAGAAAACGAATATAAAACACCCGGTCAAGAACTGGGTATTCTTCGACATCGGCAATGTGATCTTTTACGACCTGCCGTTATTGGCCAGGATCTGGAGCAACTTTTATTCGACCCTGAAGGAAGCCGGATGGCAGGCATCATTTGAACAAGTGATGGAATACCGGGAACAGATATTAACGGAGGATTCGATCGGCAGGACAACGCCCATGCGTTTGATAGCCCAACGATACGCTCCCGGCATACCCGAAAGCATCCGGCAAAAGGCGGTGGAAGGCTGGGATCACCTGTATCCCGGAGCCAACCATCCGCTTCCCGGCATAGCCCAAGTCATAAAGCAATTGCGCGGCATTTACCGGTTGGGCATCATCGCCAACCAGCCGGGCCTGGCCCTGGACGAGTTGGAGAAGCACGACCTGAAGCACCTGTTCGACCACATAATCATCAGCGACCTGGTGGGCTACCACAAGCCGGATGTCAGGATCTTCGAAGAGGCGATGAGACGGACCGGGGCCGACCCCAAAAACTCAATCATGGTGGGCGACCGGATAGACAATGACATCCGCCCGGCCAAAATGCTGGGGATGAAGACGGTCTGGCTGGACCAGGATTTCAGGACCATTTCCTATGCGCCCGAGAATGATCACGAGAGGCTGTACGCCCAGAGCTATATAAAGATCACCGGGATAGATCAGGGGATAAAAGGCCCGCAGGACCGGCCGGACGAGATCATCCAGACCATAGATCAGCTGCCGGAGGCATTGAGCCGGATCAGCGCAGGGATAAAGGCAAATGCCAACTTAACAGTTTCAGATAAATAGAGGCGTCATCAATTACGAATATCCCTTTGACGGGATTTACGGGATTCTATTATGTTCTTTTCTTTTTGTACCGCCCCTTCGTTTGCAAGGTAAATAGCCTTCTCAGGGCAGGCTCCAGAAAAAGAACCGAAAAGTCTTTCGCTTAAAAACTTGTGGTGAGCGGGGTCGAACCACTCTCCGGGCGTTGCGCTTCTCGCTGACGGCGGGCTTGTCTGAACTCGGGCTTTGGCCAGCCCTCAAACATGCAGACAAGCTTTTAACCGCCGTCAACTGCCATGCTCACTGATCGTGATTCGATAAACTCATCACAAGTTTTTAACGCGACAACCGGGGTTGGTACCTATTGTTCTCCAAGTTACCGAGCTGATTGGATAATCAATAAGAATTAATCCAGTTAAATCATGTTAATCCTGTCTGTCCCGGTAAAGCATGTTAGTCCAATAATTCATTTGCGGAGACGAAGAGATGAAAAGGATCTGGGCTCCCTGGAGGATGAAGTACATCAGCGGCCAGAGCCAGAAGGATGAGCCGGGCTGCATCTTCTGCCTGAAGCCAAAGCAGAAGAAGGACCAGGCCAATTACATCCTGCACCGGGGTAAAAAGGCCTTTGTGATGATGAACCTTTATCCCTATACCAATGGGCACCTGATGATCGCGCCCTACCGGCATGTCGGCGACTTCACCAAACTAAGCGAGGCCGAGCTGCTGGAGATGATGAAACTGTCCCAGCTCTGCCAGAAGATCATGCAAAAGACCATGCGGCCGGAAGGCTTTAACCTGGGCTTCAACCTGGGCCGGACCGCCGGGGCGGGCATAGCGGACCATGTTCACCTGCACTTGGTGCCGCGCTGGAACGGGGACACCAACTTCATGCCGGTGATCTCAGGCGCCAAGGTCATCTCCGAGGGGTTGGAGGAGACATATGCCAAGCTGGCCGATGCTATAAAGAAGATAAAATGAAAGAACTGAAGTATCTCTTATTGCTATTGCCGTTCCTTTTGGCCGGGTGTCGGGAGCAGCCCCAGTGGATGAAGGCCCTCCAAGCCGGGGACAGGTCCATGGTGTCCTATCACCAGCCCGCCGCTCAGTTTTCATCGGCCAAACCGGACAAAGAGCAATCCCGGCTGATAGAGCAGGCAAAAAGATATTTTGCCGGGCGTCCCGGAATGCTGGCCGATATCGCCTCCGGGCTTAAGCGCCGGGAAAGGGATATCATAGACGATCTGGAGCCGGGAGCGGTGCTGGCCGACGGCCAGGGAAACCTGGCCATAACTTATTTCGGCCGGTATGAAAGCCCCCAGATCATGGCCGGGGTGAAGGTCCTTCTGGTATTTGACCAGGACCATGACCTGTCCAAAATATTCGTTTATGAAGTGCCGTTGGAATGAAGCTGTCAAAGAACAAGACGGTGGCGGTGGCCATGTCCGGAGGGGTGGACAGCAGCCTGGCGGCGGCCCTGCTGGCAAAGAAGGGGTACCGGGTGATAGGTCTGACCATGCGCCTGTTCTGCTATGAGGGAATAGACAATGAAAAGAACTGCTGTTCCCTGAAATCAATCGAGGCCGCCAGGCAGGCTGCCCAGCGCTTCGGCTTCCCCCATTACGTGGTGGACTGCGAACAGGAGTTCAAGTCTTCGGTCATCGATTATTTTGTGGAGCAATACCGGCAGGGCCGGACCCCCAATCCCTGCGTGGCCTGCAACCAAAAGATCAAGTTTGGTCTGCTGCTGAACAAGGCCAAAGGCCTGGGCTGCGACCTGATGGCCACCGGGCATTACGCCCGGATCAAGACCATCAAAGGGCAGCCGGTGCTGGCCAGGGGGAAGGATTCAAAAAAGGATCAGTCCTATTTTTTATGGACATTGAACAGGGAACAACTGGGTTCGGTCATCTTTCCCCTGGGCGGGCT
This region includes:
- a CDS encoding HAD family hydrolase, producing MQKTNIKHPVKNWVFFDIGNVIFYDLPLLARIWSNFYSTLKEAGWQASFEQVMEYREQILTEDSIGRTTPMRLIAQRYAPGIPESIRQKAVEGWDHLYPGANHPLPGIAQVIKQLRGIYRLGIIANQPGLALDELEKHDLKHLFDHIIISDLVGYHKPDVRIFEEAMRRTGADPKNSIMVGDRIDNDIRPAKMLGMKTVWLDQDFRTISYAPENDHERLYAQSYIKITGIDQGIKGPQDRPDEIIQTIDQLPEALSRISAGIKANANLTVSDK
- a CDS encoding endonuclease Q family protein, producing the protein MKFIADLHIHSKFSRATSRDMDLEHICEWAKFKGIELLGTGDFTHPGWLKELRFKLEPKGGGIYHYRGVNFIFSAEVCSIFTKDDKVRKVHTLLYAPSLEAAEEINSRLKVHADLAGDGRPIVPVYASRMAEMVLEASPEAMIIPAHIWTPHFSLFGANSGFDSVEDCFEEQTPNIFAMETGLSSDPAMNWRLSALDKYSLISCSDAHSPSRLGREACVFDCQMDYAAIRRVLKDKDKTRFLQTLEYFPQEGKYHYDGHRACNIRLSPAEAKKHKGLCPVCGKKITVGVLHRVEDLSDRAQGYVPENAIPFKSLVPLEEILSLALKVGTGTQKVNQEYHKLISHFGSEFNVLLEAPAGELTRVTSLTVAESILNMRAGKVHILPGYDGEFGTISFDEGKNEKKEEEKPAKGKGKKQMEMF
- a CDS encoding four helix bundle protein, translated to MNKFRDLKVYQKGIKFSHHVYDLTAYFPKSEIFGLTSQLRRASYSIVLNIAEGAGSDSNREFVRYLEHSQRSTFEMMAGMDIAKEIGYVKSSDYDACQQELTEISVMLKGLQQSLKKRL
- a CDS encoding HIT domain-containing protein, with protein sequence MKRIWAPWRMKYISGQSQKDEPGCIFCLKPKQKKDQANYILHRGKKAFVMMNLYPYTNGHLMIAPYRHVGDFTKLSEAELLEMMKLSQLCQKIMQKTMRPEGFNLGFNLGRTAGAGIADHVHLHLVPRWNGDTNFMPVISGAKVISEGLEETYAKLADAIKKIK
- a CDS encoding indolepyruvate oxidoreductase subunit beta, producing MDTVNILICGVGGQGVLLAGDIIAEAAIAAGFDAKKSEVHGMAQRGGSVVSHVRYGQKVNSPLIQQGTADVILSFEEMETARYLDFLKPGGTAVINRQQVMPMTVATGAAEYPQDIVEQIKKQGVKVVVCEGVKLAEQAGSAKTINIVLLGALSKHLNLPAEKWIETIAGRVPPKTVEMNKKAFELGQRS
- a CDS encoding class I SAM-dependent methyltransferase, whose protein sequence is MTENTSIPPYGQIAPIYDILMSDVDYKSWAEYVLKLLERAGAKPGQILLDLACGTGAMTLLLAQAGYRVTGMDLSPEMLNIARQKAAEQKREMEFFQGDLRTFKTGCNYNVITCFFDSINYLLTSEDVAACFATVHRALEPGGAFVFDVNTIHALSHFWGDNTEMRNDKGVISVWSNRYLPAMQISNLELTVFIPRGELYEKITEHHQERAYPLDELKQALIKTGFFQVECFRQNSQDQPSEETKRVTFLARKP